In the Halosolutus gelatinilyticus genome, GAGAACGTACTCGTCCCAGCCGTAATAGACCGAATCCGGCGGCAGATTGAGCGCCGGGGTCCCGGCCGCGAGATGAAGGACGGCGGCCGTCTTAACCCCGAGGTCGAACCCGCAGTGATGAGACACGGAGACTCCCGCCGCGCTCGCCTCTGCGACCTGGTCTCGCGCCGCCGTGATCCCGCCGGCGGGCACTAGATCGATTACGGCGACGTCGATCGCGTCGTGTCGAAGGAGGGTCGCCAGATTCCCGCGAAAGTAGGTGTCTTCGTTGACCGCGATCGGGGTGTTGACTCTGGCCCGGAGTTTCGCGAAACTCCCGGGCGTTTCCGTCCGAAGGGGCTGTTCGATGTACTCGAGTAAAATTCCCCGCTCCTCCAGCCGGGTGAGCGCGCGAACGGCCTCCGTCGCGGTCCACCCTTGGTTCGGATCGAGCCGAAACTCGAGTGCGCCGTCGACGGCGCGATCCATCGCGGTGAGTCGCTCCACGTCCGCGTTCCAGTCCGGACCCGCCTTGGTCTTGAGGCGCGCGAACCCCGCACTCTTCGCTTCGACGGCGTGGTCCGCGGCGCGTTCCGGGTCCATAATTCCGAGACAGAAGGCGACCGGAACCGACTCCGTCACTGCACCCCCGAGCAGGTCGACGATCGGCGCCCCGTACTGCTTGCCGACCAGATCCCAAATCGCCGTGCTGACCGCGCCGAGAAACGGATCGAGTCGAACGTAGGGGTAGTAAAACTCTGCTAATGCGCTGCGCGCTTCGGTGACGGCCACCCCCTCGAGTTCGGGGGCGATCACGTCTTCGACGACCGTCTTCGTCACGCGGGCGGATTTCAGGGCGACGAGCATCTCGCCCCACCCGAGTCGTCCCGTCGCGGTCTCGACGCGGACCAGCACTCTGTCGACCGATTCGACCGAATCGTGGTTGCTCACGTACGGCGCGAGCCCGAGTTCCGTATCGAGCGAGGCCACGCCCATTCGGACCGGGACCGCCTCCACGCTGCGGATTCGCATGGATACATGCAGAGAGACCACGTATTTGAATCATTCTGTAACGGCACTGCGATCGAGACCGCATTGCGGGACCTCGTTTCGGCGCCGTCGAAATCGTCAGGAGTGGGCAATGTAGAGCTCGATAACGTTCGCGGTCGTCTGCAATCGGTCGACGAGGTCCGCGATTCGGTCCTCGGAAAAGCGGTTCTTCGCACCCGCGACGCCGATCGACGCGACGATCGTTCCGCTCTCGTCTTTCAACGCCGTGCCGACGCTCGCGACGCTGGCAAGCCGTTCGCCCCTATCGTAGTCGTACCCCCGTTGACGGACGCGTTCGAGATAATCGAAAAACTCCCGGACGTCGTCGATCGCCCGTCCCGAGCCCTCGAGGTCGGAGATGAGTTCCGCGACCCGATCGTTCGACAGGTAGGCGAGATACGCGCGGCCGATCCCGGACGTATGTAACTCGATACGCGTCCCCGGCCGAAGATCGAGCGGGGCCGCGTCGCTCTCTCGCGCCGACTCCAAGACGACGCCGGTACCGTTTTCCGCTGTCAAGAGGAGGGCCGTCTCGTTCGTCGACTCGGCGAGGGCCCGGAGTTCCTCGCGCGCGATGTCGAACCCGCGTCGCGAGCGCCGCGCGTATTCGCCGTGATCCAGAAACCGCAACCCGACGTGGTACCGGTGTGACTCTTTGACGACGTAACCGCGGTTGACGAGCGTCGTCAGATGGTTGTGTACCGTGCTGTTCGGTAACCCGAGTTCGGCGGCGAGTTCCGTCAGCCGCGCTCCGTCGAGCCGCTGTAGCGCCTCGATTATGTCCAATGACCGTTCGGTCGTTCGAACGGCGGCGTCCGGTTTATCATTCATTTTTATGATGGTATCTATATTTTCATTCGAAATTATAAGTGTTTCCCCGAAACCGAGCCGCCGACTGCGGCACTTTCACCTCTGCTGAAATTCAGGCATTTTTTACAAGCGTACAAATGTAACCCATGTGGCGACGACGAGGCGAGCTACAATCGGAACGGGTCGCCAGCTTCCGCCGGACCATCCGATCGCGAATTCCGAGGCGGTCGGGCTCGTCGCCGTAGTTCCCTAAGCCACCTATCACACCTATTGTGAGAATTGTAGCTATTTCACCGATTGCACGCGTCGTATCCAGTAGACGAATCGCCCCCGGTGACCGCCCGCTTTCGTCGTCGAACCGCCGCGGAGGGGCGCGATGCTCACCCGCACCTCCGAACGCTCGTCCGCGGCTATCCGAAACCGAAGATCCGCCCGCATCACGAACCGAGGGGACGAACCCGCATACAGACCGGCTCCGGGATGGAGATCGTCTCACCCGTCGCGGCGAGCGCGCCGGTCCCCTCGTCGATACGAAAGACCACAATCGTATCCGACGCTCGATTTTCGGCGAACAGGAACGCGCCGGTGTCGTCGATCGCGAAGTGACGGGGCCACTCGCCGCGAGTCGATTCGTGCCCGGCCGGCGTTATCGCCCCCGTCTCGTTGTTGATCTCGAATATCGCGATCGAATCGTGCCCGCGGTTCGATCCGTACACCCACCGTCCGGACGGGTGCACGTGGACGTCCGCCGTGGCGTTCTCGCCGTCGAAACTCGGCGGAAGCGTCGATCGCGTGGCGATCTCCGAGAGGGACCCGGTTTCGGGATCCCGCTCCAGCGCGGTGAGCGTGGAATCCAGTTCGTTGATCACGTAGCCGTACCGGCCGTTCGGATGAAATTCGAGGTGACGCGGGCCCGCGCCGGGTTCCGCGCCGAAAGCTCCCGCCCGTTCGATCGCGCCGTTTCGTTCGTCGAGCTCGTAGACGACGATCTCGTCGGTTCCGAGATCCGGAACGTAGAGGAAGCGGCCGTCGGGGCCGGGTATGACGGAGTGGGGATGGGCACCGGCCTGCCGCTCGGGATCCGCGCTCGATCCCTCATGGGAAACGATATCGGAAGTCGGTGCCAGCGTTCCATCGCGCCAGATCGGAATAACGGAGACCGCCGCGCCGGTGTAGTGAGCGACGAAGAGGAAGTCGCCGGACGGATGGACGCTAGAGTGGCACGGGCCGCTTGCCCCGCTATCGACGCGGTTCAGTCGACGAAGTCCGCGACCCTCGTCGTCGATCGCGATCGCCGTGACACTGCCAGCCTCGACCTCGTGAACGGCGTAGAGTCGGCGACAAGTCGGATGCAAAGTGAGAAACGACGGATTGTCCGCGAGCTCGCTGCTCTCGCTCCTCCGGAGCGTCGGCGCCTCGTCGGGGGTGATGTCGCAGGTGTACAACCCGTCGCTCGCTCCACTGGTGTACGTTCCTACGAACGCGATCTGGCGAACCATAGTTCGATCAGCGATACCGGTGCAACTCGGCCCGCACGTATAAGTCGATCGAACGTACTCGATCACCGACAACGGAGCCGGGGCCGAATTACCGCGCGAAATAGGGCGGCGAGCGGGCGCCGCCGTCTCCCGCGGACGGTTCGAGAAGCGATCGAAAATATTCGGCAAATGGAATGTGTGTCGATTTCCCGAACAGAAATTAGATCCAGACATCGTCTGGTTTCGCGATTCGAACACCGAACCTCGGACAAAGCGTTTCGAGAAGGCGGCCATAGTCACCGTGTAGAACCGCGTACGGTGGATTTCGTTCGTCGGCGATGACCGCACGGACAGCAGATAGCGATCGTTGCCGTCGAAATCACTGCCCTGTCCGGTACACAACGTCCGAATTTGCGGTAGTCGGGACCGGAGACCGCGCCGATCCGATCGGAGCGAAGGGATGAGCAGAGAGAATATCATCATATTTTCGAGTAATACACAAATCCGAGAGGTAGACAAAGTGAGAACCGACGGCGTTACTGCGGCGGACGCGATGTCGACTCACACGCCGCCCACCTCCTGGCCTGGCATTCCCGCGCCGCAAAACGACGTTCCACCCTCGAAACCCGTCGGAGAGACCGCACGCTCCGCGGACGACTACGCGTTCCGAGTCCGCATCGCGATCGATCGCACCGATCGGCCGCCGGAGCGGTCCCACCCGACGACCGAACCGGTAAAGATGGCACTCAGCGGAGCGTCCAACGCGTCTCCGGCTCCTAGCGGCGGTGATCCGACGCGGTTCGACGGATCACGAACGCGACGTCGGCGACGTTCGTTGAGCGATCGGTTCGGGACGGGGCGTCACGGAGTATCGAATTCGATCACGGTCTTGATCCGGTCGTCGCCGCCGGCGAACGCCTCGTCGACTCGTTCCGGCGGAAATACGTCGGTGATGATTCGCTCGGGAACCCAGTCCGGGACGCCGGCGAGCGACTCCTTCGCCGCCTCGAAGTGCCGGAGGTTCGAGTTGACGCTGCCGACGAGCGCCTTGTTCCGGAGGACCATTTCCCTGTGAAACCGCCCGCCGTCGACCTCGAACGTCCAGTCATCCGGAATTCCGAGGAGGACGCCGACGCCGTTCGGCGCGAGCGCCTCGACCGTTTCGAAGGCGTGTTTCGCGTACCCCGTCGCTTCGTACGCGAGATCGACCGGTTCGTGGACGTCCGGGAGCTCGTCGACGGGCGTCTCGCGGGAGTCGACGTACGTCGCGCCGAGTTCCTCGATGAGATCGATCGTCGGATCGGGCCTGTCGCGCCGACCGAGGCAGTAGCACCGGTCCACCGTCGAGTCCAGCATGGCGAGCGTGAGTAGCCCGAGCGGCCCGTTGCCGAGGACCAGCGCCGTTTCGGGCTCCCACTCGAACAGCGATCGCGACGCGAACGCGTGCTCGAGCGCCTTGACCGTGTTGCTCATCGGTTCGACGAGGATGCCGGTCTCCGCGAATTCCGTCGGAATCGGGACCAGGTACTCGGCCGGGCTAGTGACGTACTCCGCCATGAAACCGTGGGCGCCGTCGATCCCGCGCTCGAGGTAGGTTCCGGGCGGCGCCATGTCGGGTTCGCCGCGATCGAAGTACTCGTTCGATCCGGCCGGCGGGCGTCGCACGGTCGGGACGACGAACTGTCCCCGCTCGAGATCGGTCCCGTTCGGCTCTTCGACGATGCCGACGGCTTCGTGGCCGAGGATCTGGTACTCGTCGTCGTCGGGAAAGCCGCCGTGAGTCCCCTTGAGGACCTCGAAGTCGGTGCCGTCGATCCCGACGCGCAGCGTTCGCAGCAGCGCTTCGCCGTCGTCGGGTTCGGGCGCCGGAACGTCGAGGAGGCTGGGCTCGTGCTCCCCGCGTTTGACGCCGATCGCCTTCATCGGTCGACCCGCGCGATGACTTCGATTTCGACGCCGATATCGACTGGCAGATCCTCGACCTGCACGGCGCTTCGGGCGGGGTACGGTTCGCTCAGGTACTCCTCGTAGACGTCGTTGATCGCGTCGTAGTTCTCCATGTCCTGGACGAAAACGGTCGCCTTCACGACGTCGTCGAGCGAACTCCCCGCCGCCTCGAGCACCGCGCCGATATTCTTCATCGCCCGGTGCGTTTCGGCCGCGATGTCGTCGCCGACGATCTCGCCCGTCTCGGGGTCGATCGGTCCTTGACCCGAAACGTAGACCCGTCCGTCGTCGACGAGCCCCTGAGAAAACGGCCCGATACTCGGCGGTGCGTCGGCTGTAGATACCTCTTCCATGAGCGTGTGGGTCATCTGCACCTCCGATAAAGTAGGTTTCGATTCGGCTACAGGTCGCTTCGCCGCCGGAACCGACGCCTGGATCGCGTCGGCGCGGTCGTCGTTATCGATTCGCCGTCGCGTGGGCCCGGATTCGGTCCACGACGTACTCCGCTTCGTCGTCGTCGAGACACATCGGATTGATCGTGAACGCGTCCTCGTCCAGCCGGTCCGCGCCGACGAACACTCGCGGTCGCTCCGCGCGCAGCGCGCGAACGAGGTCGGCGGCCGACGTGTCCGCTTCGGCGCGATCGACGCGAACCAGGGCCTCGGGTGCGACGGAGGCGTCGGTTCCGGCGGTGACGTCCGTCTCTATCCCGTCGATCTCCGCGAGGTCGTCGGCGATCCGCGCGGCGTCGCGGTGCCACGCCCGCGCCCGATCCGCGTGGTCCTCCTCCAGGAACGACTCGAGCGCGACGACGAGGCCGACGAGCTCCTCCTTGCCGACCTTCATCGATCGGCCGATCCCCTGTCGAGGGACGGAGTCGAGGCGCTCGCGGTCGACGAGGGTCGATGGCGGCTCCCAGACGGCCTTCGCGGCGTGCATATCGAGGTTCTGGAGCGCGATGGATTCGACGAGGTCTCGGCGGCCGGCGACGATACCGGTCGTCTGGGGGCCGCGGATCGCCTTGCCCCCGCTGAAGACGACGAGATCCGCACCCTCGTCGATAAACCGGGAGAGGTTCGACGCCGGCGGTAGCTCCGCCGCCGCGTCGACGATGACGGGGACATCGTGGTCGCGGGCGATTTCCGCGACGACCTCGAGCGGCGGCTCGGTGTAGGGTTTCTGGACGTACCCGATCGCGGCCGTCTCGTCGGTGATCGCCGAGTCGATCTCCCACGGCTCGACGTTCGTCGCGCCGGTTCCGAGCGTTCTGTCGTTTGTGCCGACGTCGACGATCGTCGCGCCGGCGGCTCGGAACGCGTGGTCGTAGCCGGTCCGGTGGGTTCGCGGCATGACGATTTCGTCGGGGAAGCCGGTCGTGTCCGGCAGTCGATTCATCCGGTGGACGTCGAGCCCCGCGAGGGCGGCCGCCGCGCCGAGGAGGAGCCCCGCGGAGGCGCCGCTCGTCACGTATCCCGCCTCCGCACCGGTCGCCTCGGCGATCCGATCGCTCGCCTCGGCTTGCAGATCGGAGAGTCGCACGAACGAGTCGGCCGCGCGGCTCATCGCCTCGACCGCCTCGGTTCGGATGCGGCTTCCGCCGATGCGCGTTTTCGTTCCGGCGGCGTTGACCACCGCGGGGACGCCCAGCTCGTCGTAGATAGATTCGTCTTCTCCGGCCCGATCCATGGACGTACTCGGCGGATGAGGGATAAAAAAGTTCTGCTCCCCCGCGTCCGTTTCGACGCGGGAAACACTCATGGGGGCGCGGCGTAAACGTCGCCCGCATGGCCACCGACACGCGGCGGGAAACGATCGAAGCGACGGTTCGTTCGTTTTCGGTGCTGGACGTCCTCGTCGACGCGCCGCAACCGATCGGCGTGACCGACATCGCCTCGCGGACCGAGATGACCAAGAGTACGGCGTACAAGCACGCGACGACGCTCGTCGACCTCGGGTACGCGGAGAAGGTCGGGGACCGGTACAGGCCCGCGATCCGATTACTCGACTGCGCCCGCCGCGTGCGGTGGAACAACGAACTGATCCGGACGGCTCGCAACCCGGTCGACGAACTCGCCGAGATGGCGAACGAAGTGGCCGGGCTCGTCATCGAACGGGACGGCGTCGCGATCGACGTCTACTGCGCCGACCAGTACCACTCCGGCACGTTTCCCGCGTACAACACCCGGCACCTCCACTGCAGTGCCGCCGGAAAGGCGATCCTCGCGGAACTGCCCGACGACCGAACCGAGTCGATCCTCCGGCGCTGTCCGCCGGTGACCGAACACACCATCACCGATCCCGAAGAGCTCTCGACGGAACTTACTCGCATTCGCGAGCGCGGCTTCTCGCTCGATCGGCGAGAGCAGTTCCCGAACGTCAATAGCGTCGCCGTCAGCCTTCGGACCGACTCGTTCGTCGCGGCCGTCTACGTCTCCGGGCGGGCCGACGAACTCTCCGGAAAGCGGTTCGAGGAGAACATCCCGGGCCTGCTGCTCAGCGCGAGTCGGATGCTCACCTCGGCCCTCGAGTGAGTTCCGACGAGGGCGAGATCGCGCGTTACCGGACCAGACGATTGAAATAGGATCGGTTCGATGTGGCGGTTACACATGGAGTTGTTAGCAATCGTCGCGCATCCCGACGACGCGGATATCTTCTGCGGTGGGACGCTCGCAAAGCACGCCGATCGCGGGGATACCGTCACCATCGCACACATGACCAAAGGCGAGTACGGCGGGTTCGACGCGACGGAGGACGCCATCGCCGAAACGAGGGCCGAGGAAGCGCGCCGATCGGGCGACGAGCTCGGCGCGGACGAGGTGACGTTTCTCGGGTTCGAGGACGGGCGGATCGAGTACACGCTCGAGAACCGCCTCGAGATCGTCGAGACGATCCGGGCCCACGCGCCCGATCTGATCCTGACCCACTACACGGACGACATGCACCCGGACCACCGCGCCACGTCGCGGCTCGTCACGGACGCCTACTACATGGCGTCGCTCCCGCTCGTCGACACCGAACACGACCCGTGCGACCCGGAGAACGTCTACTTCTTCGGGAAGCCGACGTCATCGTTCGAGCCAACCGTCCACGTCGATACGTCGGGATACGAAGCGCAGAAAGCCGCCGCCATCGATCGCCACGAGTCGCAGGTCGCGTTCCTCGAGGAACACGGCGGCATCGACGCCGAGTTCGACAACCTGATCGAAGGGGTCGCCGCTGAGGACGCCGCACGCGGGAAGCGAACGGGGGTCGAACGCGCCGAAGGCTTCGTCCCGCTTCACGGCCGGGCCGTTGACTACCTCGGGTGAGCCGTCCCGATCGCCATCGGCCGAAGATAGCTCGCACACGGTCACCCTCTTTTCGGGGCCATCTGATCGCTCGTTCGCGCCGACCGATCCCTCGGTTCGTTGCCCGGCCGATCGTTTCGGAGGTCGAAACACCGGGGCGAACGAGCGGTCGATTACAGTGATACGACTGTAATTCGACGGCGATCAGCGCGCGGAACGGGCGGAAAACGGCGCCACTGTTTCGGTGGTCGAAACGCGACTGGGAATCGGTGGCGTTCGAGAACGGCCAACGCGACAGGGGCCGTCGCCGGCCGCGAACGGAATCTCGAACGACGGGAAGAGACGAGCCTCGATCATCGGTTCCGTCACAGGGATGCGGCCAGCGCGTTTCGGCAGTGGTCCGTGGAACGAGGACGGCGCGATCGGTTCGACGACCGCAACCGCAGGTCGACGTGTTGGGTCCGTCCCCGAACGCGAGCTATCGACGAACCGCGCCGCGGCGCCGATCACCACTCCGCGATGCTGCCGTCCTCGTGTCGCCAGATCGGATTCGACCAGTCTAAGTTCTGTTGCGATCGCTTCCGAACGGCCGCTTCGTCGATTTCGAGCCCGAGGCCGGGGCCGTCGAGCGGCGAGAGGTACCCATTGTTGAAGTCGAAGACGGACGAGTCGCGAAGGTAGTGATCCGCCGCGCTCTTCGGCGCCGGATAGATGTCGAACCCGTGATCCTGTATCAGCAGGTTCGGGATGTACGCGCTCACCTGGAGCGACGCCGCGAGCGCGATCGGCCCGAGCGGACAGTTCGGCGCGACGGCCACGTCGTGGGTCTCCGCCGTCGCGGCGATGCGGACGAGTTCGGAGATCCCACCCGCGTGCGAGACGTCCGGTTGGACGACGTCGATGCCGCCGCGTCCGAACAGGGGCTTGAAGTCCCACCGGGAGTAGAGGCGTTCGCCGGTCGCCATGGGGACGTCGGTCGTCCGAGCGAGTTCCGGGAGGTACTCCAGATTCTCGGGGACGACGGGCTCTTCGACGAACAGCAGGTCGAACTCCTCGAGCGCGGTGAGGACGCGTTTCGCGAGCGACTTCGAGATGCGGCCGCGGAAGTCGACGGCGATATCCATTCCGTCACCGACGACGTCGCGAACGTGGCGGACGCGCTCGACGATCTCGTCCACCGCCTCGGGCGGTTCGAGGTGGCGCATCTGGTTCGACGCGTCCATCTTCAACGCGGTGTAGCCGGCGTCCGCCAGCTGCTCGGCCTCCGACCCGATCTCGGCGACACGATCGCCGCCGATCCACTGGTAGACGCGGATTCGATCGCGCGTCTGCCCACCCAGCAGCTCGTAGACGGGGATGTCGAAGCTCTTCCCCTTGATGTCCCACAGCGCCTGATCGATGCCGGCGATCGCGCTCATCAGGACGGGCCCGCCCCGGTAGAAACAACTCCGGTACATGGCTTGCCAGTGGTCCTCGATTCGATGGGGGTCTTCCCCCACGAGGTAACTGTTCATCACCTCCTCGACGGCGGTCCGAACGGTGCGCGCCCGGCCTTCGACGATCGGCTCACCCCAGCCGACGGTGCCGGCGTCCGTCTCGATTTTCAAGAAGAGCCAGCGGGGCGGAACTTCGAACAGTTCGTAGTCGGTGATTTGCATGGTCGGCCGTTTGCGGCGATTCGTTATATACCCACTCACTGGTGAGGTCCGCGTCGCGCCGACTGCGGCCCGCTATCGACCGCGGTCGTCTACGAGCCCGTCCCGCCACGAGATTCGCGATCCATTATCTTCGCATATTCGTTTGGAAAAGGTTATCACACACGTTTGGAAAACGTTATATATCATGTATCATAATAGATGGATCGAAGATTAGCTATGAGACGGCATACTCGGCGGAAGCTACTCGCAACTACAGGCGCAGCGGCCGCAGTCGGTCTTGCGGGGTGTGCTGGTGGGGACAGTACCGACGGGACGACGATCGAAACGCGGTATATGGA is a window encoding:
- a CDS encoding mandelate racemase/muconate lactonizing enzyme family protein, translating into MRIRSVEAVPVRMGVASLDTELGLAPYVSNHDSVESVDRVLVRVETATGRLGWGEMLVALKSARVTKTVVEDVIAPELEGVAVTEARSALAEFYYPYVRLDPFLGAVSTAIWDLVGKQYGAPIVDLLGGAVTESVPVAFCLGIMDPERAADHAVEAKSAGFARLKTKAGPDWNADVERLTAMDRAVDGALEFRLDPNQGWTATEAVRALTRLEERGILLEYIEQPLRTETPGSFAKLRARVNTPIAVNEDTYFRGNLATLLRHDAIDVAVIDLVPAGGITAARDQVAEASAAGVSVSHHCGFDLGVKTAAVLHLAAGTPALNLPPDSVYYGWDEYVLEDPFELRDGAYSVPDGPGLGVTVDEDEIKRYRLDK
- a CDS encoding IclR family transcriptional regulator, whose amino-acid sequence is MNDKPDAAVRTTERSLDIIEALQRLDGARLTELAAELGLPNSTVHNHLTTLVNRGYVVKESHRYHVGLRFLDHGEYARRSRRGFDIAREELRALAESTNETALLLTAENGTGVVLESARESDAAPLDLRPGTRIELHTSGIGRAYLAYLSNDRVAELISDLEGSGRAIDDVREFFDYLERVRQRGYDYDRGERLASVASVGTALKDESGTIVASIGVAGAKNRFSEDRIADLVDRLQTTANVIELYIAHS
- a CDS encoding lactonase family protein, with amino-acid sequence MVRQIAFVGTYTSGASDGLYTCDITPDEAPTLRRSESSELADNPSFLTLHPTCRRLYAVHEVEAGSVTAIAIDDEGRGLRRLNRVDSGASGPCHSSVHPSGDFLFVAHYTGAAVSVIPIWRDGTLAPTSDIVSHEGSSADPERQAGAHPHSVIPGPDGRFLYVPDLGTDEIVVYELDERNGAIERAGAFGAEPGAGPRHLEFHPNGRYGYVINELDSTLTALERDPETGSLSEIATRSTLPPSFDGENATADVHVHPSGRWVYGSNRGHDSIAIFEINNETGAITPAGHESTRGEWPRHFAIDDTGAFLFAENRASDTIVVFRIDEGTGALAATGETISIPEPVCMRVRPLGS
- the dgoD gene encoding galactonate dehydratase → MQITDYELFEVPPRWLFLKIETDAGTVGWGEPIVEGRARTVRTAVEEVMNSYLVGEDPHRIEDHWQAMYRSCFYRGGPVLMSAIAGIDQALWDIKGKSFDIPVYELLGGQTRDRIRVYQWIGGDRVAEIGSEAEQLADAGYTALKMDASNQMRHLEPPEAVDEIVERVRHVRDVVGDGMDIAVDFRGRISKSLAKRVLTALEEFDLLFVEEPVVPENLEYLPELARTTDVPMATGERLYSRWDFKPLFGRGGIDVVQPDVSHAGGISELVRIAATAETHDVAVAPNCPLGPIALAASLQVSAYIPNLLIQDHGFDIYPAPKSAADHYLRDSSVFDFNNGYLSPLDGPGLGLEIDEAAVRKRSQQNLDWSNPIWRHEDGSIAEW
- a CDS encoding IclR family transcriptional regulator, with translation MATDTRRETIEATVRSFSVLDVLVDAPQPIGVTDIASRTEMTKSTAYKHATTLVDLGYAEKVGDRYRPAIRLLDCARRVRWNNELIRTARNPVDELAEMANEVAGLVIERDGVAIDVYCADQYHSGTFPAYNTRHLHCSAAGKAILAELPDDRTESILRRCPPVTEHTITDPEELSTELTRIRERGFSLDRREQFPNVNSVAVSLRTDSFVAAVYVSGRADELSGKRFEENIPGLLLSASRMLTSALE
- a CDS encoding aminotransferase class V-fold PLP-dependent enzyme; amino-acid sequence: MDRAGEDESIYDELGVPAVVNAAGTKTRIGGSRIRTEAVEAMSRAADSFVRLSDLQAEASDRIAEATGAEAGYVTSGASAGLLLGAAAALAGLDVHRMNRLPDTTGFPDEIVMPRTHRTGYDHAFRAAGATIVDVGTNDRTLGTGATNVEPWEIDSAITDETAAIGYVQKPYTEPPLEVVAEIARDHDVPVIVDAAAELPPASNLSRFIDEGADLVVFSGGKAIRGPQTTGIVAGRRDLVESIALQNLDMHAAKAVWEPPSTLVDRERLDSVPRQGIGRSMKVGKEELVGLVVALESFLEEDHADRARAWHRDAARIADDLAEIDGIETDVTAGTDASVAPEALVRVDRAEADTSAADLVRALRAERPRVFVGADRLDEDAFTINPMCLDDDEAEYVVDRIRAHATANR
- a CDS encoding PIG-L deacetylase family protein; its protein translation is MELLAIVAHPDDADIFCGGTLAKHADRGDTVTIAHMTKGEYGGFDATEDAIAETRAEEARRSGDELGADEVTFLGFEDGRIEYTLENRLEIVETIRAHAPDLILTHYTDDMHPDHRATSRLVTDAYYMASLPLVDTEHDPCDPENVYFFGKPTSSFEPTVHVDTSGYEAQKAAAIDRHESQVAFLEEHGGIDAEFDNLIEGVAAEDAARGKRTGVERAEGFVPLHGRAVDYLG
- a CDS encoding glucose 1-dehydrogenase, yielding MKAIGVKRGEHEPSLLDVPAPEPDDGEALLRTLRVGIDGTDFEVLKGTHGGFPDDDEYQILGHEAVGIVEEPNGTDLERGQFVVPTVRRPPAGSNEYFDRGEPDMAPPGTYLERGIDGAHGFMAEYVTSPAEYLVPIPTEFAETGILVEPMSNTVKALEHAFASRSLFEWEPETALVLGNGPLGLLTLAMLDSTVDRCYCLGRRDRPDPTIDLIEELGATYVDSRETPVDELPDVHEPVDLAYEATGYAKHAFETVEALAPNGVGVLLGIPDDWTFEVDGGRFHREMVLRNKALVGSVNSNLRHFEAAKESLAGVPDWVPERIITDVFPPERVDEAFAGGDDRIKTVIEFDTP
- a CDS encoding Rid family detoxifying hydrolase; amino-acid sequence: MEEVSTADAPPSIGPFSQGLVDDGRVYVSGQGPIDPETGEIVGDDIAAETHRAMKNIGAVLEAAGSSLDDVVKATVFVQDMENYDAINDVYEEYLSEPYPARSAVQVEDLPVDIGVEIEVIARVDR